One part of the Raphanus sativus cultivar WK10039 chromosome 7, ASM80110v3, whole genome shotgun sequence genome encodes these proteins:
- the LOC130497455 gene encoding uncharacterized protein LOC130497455 translates to MRKVQLRFRSLELKRRSVVRHRRILRRLVGPEPHSCSVLLRVPVENGRIDAVIDGIRTTYVQERVNMVQDDQAPKSGGLDLLATSLGTSTLSPLKPRKVLPLLSWFMDTVLLKVSSSVILMPLPLDSGSSLLTNLGGVDQVDLILRVKAHKKQRRTQDGLARIWKTMLMSRMFSLTWESTSKCR, encoded by the exons ATGCGGAAAGTTCAGCTTCGGTTTCGATCCCTTGAGCTGAAACGCCGCTCGGTCGTACGCCACCGCCGCATCCTCCGGCGTCTCGTAGGTCCCGAGCCACACTCTTGCTCCGTTCTTCTTCGGGTTCCGGTAGAAAACGGGCGGATTGACGCCGTTATTGACGGAATCAG AACGACTTATGTACAAGAACGAGTCAACATGGTTCAGGACGACCAGGCTCCAAAGTCAGGTGGTTTAGATCTTCTAGCAACGAGTCTAGGTACATCAACACTATCACCTTTGAAGCCAAGGAAGGTTCTCCCACTCTTGTCATGGTTCATGGATACGGTGCTTCTCAAGGTTTCTTCTTCCGTAATTTTGATGCCCTTGCCTCTCGATTCAGGGTCATCGCTATTGACCAACTTGG gtGGGGTGGATCAAGTAGACCTGATTTTACGTGTAAAAGCACATAAG AAACAGAGGCGCACACAAGATGGACTGGCGAGAATTTGGAAAACCATGTTGATGTCAAGAATGTTCTCGTTGACATGGGAATCTACTTCCAAGTGCAGGTAG